One Defluviimonas aquaemixtae DNA segment encodes these proteins:
- a CDS encoding ATP-binding cassette domain-containing protein has translation MRGLELQSVSIHAENDETPLFPPLTLRVPRGVIATVVGPSGIGKSTLLDVVGGHLPRGFGATGKVLLDDRDVTHLPAERRRIGVLFQDAALFPHLSVGDNLAFGLAHEVRGRTARRAAVAAALEQAGLAGFADRDPATLSGGQRARAALMRTLLAEPCALLLDEPFSKLDPALRSDLRQFVFSHIRDRNIPALLVTHDDADAVEADGPVVELEEHPGYGNIRAE, from the coding sequence ATGAGGGGATTGGAGCTTCAAAGCGTCTCTATTCATGCGGAAAACGACGAAACCCCGCTATTCCCGCCCCTCACGCTGCGCGTTCCGAGAGGGGTGATCGCGACAGTTGTCGGCCCGTCCGGCATCGGCAAGTCGACATTGTTGGACGTTGTCGGCGGCCATCTTCCGCGCGGTTTCGGGGCGACCGGTAAAGTCCTTCTCGACGATCGGGACGTCACTCATCTTCCCGCCGAGCGCAGACGGATCGGCGTTCTGTTCCAGGACGCCGCATTATTCCCGCACCTATCGGTGGGTGACAACCTCGCCTTCGGCCTCGCGCACGAGGTCCGGGGACGCACCGCGCGCCGGGCCGCCGTGGCCGCCGCGCTGGAACAGGCCGGCCTCGCCGGATTCGCGGACCGCGATCCCGCCACGCTCTCGGGCGGTCAGCGCGCCCGCGCGGCGTTGATGCGGACGCTGCTCGCCGAGCCCTGCGCGCTTCTGCTCGACGAGCCCTTCTCGAAGCTTGATCCCGCGCTGCGCTCGGATCTGCGGCAGTTCGTCTTCAGTCACATCCGGGACCGAAACATCCCCGCCCTTCTGGTGACGCATGACGATGCCGACGCCGTCGAGGCGGATGGGCCGGTTGTTGAGTTGGAGGAACATCCCGGATACGGGAATATTCGGGCAGAATAG
- a CDS encoding trimethylamine methyltransferase family protein encodes MSDEATSCEPKRAARAGGREARRAMRAAPLAEHIRPVRAGLPGGQYKALTEAGMAKIHAAALEALEVIGLSQAPESGVEIMTGAGAVLGDDGRLRFPRALVEDMLAVAARDLTLHGRDSKHDLHLTGTNVHFGTAGAAVHVVDLETNTYRDSTAQDLHDAARITHHLDNVHFFQRAMVARDVLDNLEMDLNTIYACVSATTKHIGTSFSDPSHVQPCMDLIHRLAGGEEAWRARPFISNSNCFVVPPMKFAEESCVTMEHCIRAGMPVLLLSAGQAGATAPAPIALAIVQAVAECLAGVVYVNAMKPGHPAVFGTWPFVSDLRTGAMSGGSAEQALLTAGCAQMHRFYNLPGGAAAGISDSKLPDMQAGWEQGITNVLAGLSGLNMVYESVGMHASLLGFCLESLVLGDDILGQVLRCVRGIDVTEDSTSIEAMKQVCLGGPGHYLGSDQTLSLMQTEYVYPTLGNRMSPKEWVEAERPILIDKAIKRKNEILAKAGLQVDPQLDAAIRKDYNIYFR; translated from the coding sequence ATGTCGGATGAAGCGACGAGTTGCGAGCCGAAACGGGCGGCACGGGCAGGAGGGCGAGAGGCGCGGAGGGCGATGCGGGCGGCACCGCTGGCCGAGCATATTCGGCCGGTCCGCGCCGGTCTTCCGGGCGGCCAGTACAAAGCGCTGACTGAGGCCGGAATGGCCAAGATCCACGCCGCCGCGCTTGAGGCGCTGGAGGTGATCGGGCTGAGCCAGGCGCCGGAGTCGGGTGTCGAGATCATGACCGGGGCGGGCGCGGTGCTGGGCGATGACGGGCGGCTGCGATTTCCACGTGCTTTGGTCGAGGACATGCTGGCGGTGGCGGCGCGAGACCTCACGCTTCATGGTCGCGATTCGAAGCACGATCTGCATCTGACCGGCACGAATGTGCATTTCGGCACGGCGGGCGCCGCGGTCCATGTCGTCGATCTGGAAACCAACACCTATCGCGATTCCACCGCGCAGGATCTCCATGACGCGGCGCGGATCACCCATCATCTCGACAACGTGCACTTCTTCCAGCGGGCGATGGTCGCACGCGACGTGCTCGACAATCTCGAGATGGACCTCAACACGATTTATGCCTGCGTCTCCGCGACGACCAAGCATATCGGCACGTCGTTCTCCGACCCGTCGCACGTCCAGCCCTGCATGGACCTGATTCATCGCCTCGCGGGCGGGGAAGAAGCATGGCGGGCACGGCCGTTCATCTCGAATTCCAACTGCTTCGTCGTGCCGCCGATGAAGTTCGCCGAGGAAAGCTGCGTCACGATGGAGCACTGCATCCGGGCGGGCATGCCCGTGCTGCTGCTCTCGGCCGGACAGGCGGGCGCGACGGCTCCGGCGCCGATCGCGCTCGCCATCGTGCAGGCGGTGGCGGAGTGCCTGGCCGGCGTGGTCTACGTGAACGCGATGAAGCCCGGCCATCCGGCGGTTTTCGGCACCTGGCCCTTCGTCTCGGATCTCAGGACCGGGGCGATGTCGGGCGGATCGGCCGAGCAGGCGCTGCTGACGGCGGGCTGCGCGCAGATGCACCGATTCTACAACCTGCCGGGCGGCGCGGCTGCGGGGATCAGCGACAGCAAGCTGCCGGACATGCAGGCGGGCTGGGAACAGGGCATCACGAACGTGCTGGCCGGGCTTTCGGGCCTCAACATGGTCTACGAATCGGTCGGAATGCATGCCTCGCTTCTGGGCTTCTGCCTGGAGTCACTGGTCCTTGGCGACGACATCCTCGGGCAGGTCCTGCGTTGCGTGCGGGGCATCGACGTGACCGAGGATTCGACCTCGATCGAGGCGATGAAGCAGGTCTGCCTCGGCGGGCCCGGCCATTACCTCGGGTCGGATCAGACCTTGTCGCTGATGCAGACCGAATATGTTTACCCGACACTCGGCAACCGGATGAGTCCGAAGGAATGGGTGGAGGCAGAGCGGCCAATCCTGATCGACAAGGCGATCAAGCGCAAGAACGAGATCCTCGCGAAGGCGGGACTGCAGGTCGACCCGCAGCTCGATGCGGCGATCCGGAAGGACTACAACATCTATTTCCGCTGA
- a CDS encoding NAD(P)-dependent oxidoreductase, whose protein sequence is MHYGYIGLGNLGANCAACLLKAGFGVTVHDLNKGLADRFVAAGATWAESVEGLAEQVDHVITCLPSPAVSERVLRQILPAMKPGATWIEMSTLGRDDVLALAAVAREQGVRMLELPVTGGVHLAAQGRITMLPGGDKDLVELHWKAFEAMGDRIFHMGPLGASAIIKVITNMLAFIHLKACGEALMLAKRGGLDLAQAWHAIAASSGNSFVHETEGALILNGSYDVAFNIDLALKDLGFALGFGREFGVPLDLASMTNQTYVAAKAAYGGEAQSPMIAKLLEDLLDTDLRAPGFPARLE, encoded by the coding sequence GTGCATTACGGATATATCGGGCTAGGCAATCTCGGCGCGAACTGCGCGGCCTGCCTTCTGAAAGCGGGGTTCGGCGTCACGGTCCACGACCTCAACAAGGGCCTCGCCGACCGGTTCGTCGCCGCGGGCGCGACCTGGGCGGAGAGCGTCGAGGGTCTGGCGGAGCAGGTGGATCACGTGATCACCTGCCTGCCGTCGCCCGCCGTCTCCGAAAGAGTGCTGCGCCAGATCCTGCCGGCGATGAAGCCCGGCGCGACATGGATCGAGATGTCGACGCTCGGCCGGGATGACGTCCTGGCGCTGGCGGCGGTCGCCCGGGAGCAGGGCGTCCGGATGCTGGAATTGCCGGTCACAGGCGGCGTTCATCTGGCGGCGCAGGGCAGGATCACGATGCTGCCCGGCGGCGACAAGGACCTCGTCGAGCTACACTGGAAGGCTTTCGAGGCGATGGGCGACCGGATCTTCCACATGGGGCCCTTGGGCGCGTCGGCGATCATCAAGGTCATCACCAACATGCTCGCCTTCATCCATCTCAAGGCCTGCGGCGAGGCGCTGATGCTCGCCAAGCGCGGCGGGCTCGACCTCGCGCAAGCCTGGCACGCGATCGCGGCCTCTTCGGGCAACTCCTTCGTGCATGAAACCGAAGGCGCGCTTATCCTGAACGGCTCCTACGACGTCGCCTTCAACATCGACCTCGCGCTGAAGGATCTCGGCTTCGCGCTGGGCTTCGGCAGGGAATTCGGCGTGCCCTTGGACCTCGCCTCGATGACGAACCAGACCTATGTCGCCGCGAAGGCGGCCTATGGCGGCGAGGCGCAGTCGCCGATGATTGCGAAGCTTCTGGAGGACCTGCTCGACACCGACCTCCGCGCCCCGGGCTTCCCCGCCCGGCTCGAATAG
- a CDS encoding GcvT family protein produces MTNLPKKARCVIIGGGVMGCSVAYHLTKTGWTDVVLLERKQLTCGTTWHAAGLIGQLRASANMTRLAKYSADLYRGLEEETGLATGMRQVGSISVALTEARKEELYRGASMARAFGVPVEEISPAEVKERYPHLNIEGVKAGVWLPTDGQGDPANIALALAKGARARGAVIAEGVKVTGVAVEGRRATSVSWEQGGERGEIQAEHVVNCAGMWGREVGRMAGVNVPLHACEHFYIVTEPIKGLTQMPVLRVPDECAYYKEDAGKYLLGAFEPNAKPWGMNGIPEDFSFDQLPEDFDHFEPILERAVNRLPMLAEAGIHTFFNGPESFTPDDAYNLGQSLEVDNFWVAAGFNSIGIQSAGGAGMALAEWMETGEKPFDLGDVDVGRNQPFQGNRHYLFERSKETLGLLYADHFPYRQKATARGVRRTPFHAQLEAQGAVFGEIGGWERANWFASDGQEREYQYSWGPQNWFANQAAEHKAVRENVGMYDMSSFGKIRVEGRDAETFLNHVCGADMSVPAGKIVYTQFLNSTGGIEADVTVTRLSETAYLVVTPAVTRPRDQVWMQRHAGEFNVVVTDVTAGEGVLAVMGPNARTLMQKVSPNEFSNDVNPFGTAQEIEIGMGLARVHRVSYVGELGWEVYVSSDMAGHVFETLWEAGQELGLTLCGMHMMDSCRIEKAFRHFGHDITCEDHVLEAGLGFAVKLQKADFIGRDAVMRKKEAGLEKRMLQFRLSDPEVMVYHNEPLIRDGKIVSYLSSGAYGHHLGAAIGMGYVPCRGESAAEVLGSVYEVEVAGRRVAAEASLQPMYDPKSERVRM; encoded by the coding sequence GTGACGAACCTGCCTAAAAAAGCGAGATGCGTGATCATCGGCGGCGGCGTGATGGGCTGCTCGGTCGCCTATCATCTTACCAAGACCGGCTGGACCGACGTCGTGCTCTTGGAGCGCAAGCAGCTGACCTGCGGCACGACCTGGCATGCGGCGGGGCTGATCGGTCAGTTGCGCGCCTCGGCTAACATGACGCGGCTCGCGAAATATTCCGCGGACCTCTATCGCGGGCTTGAGGAGGAGACGGGGCTCGCGACCGGCATGCGCCAGGTCGGCTCGATCTCGGTCGCGCTGACCGAGGCGCGGAAGGAGGAGCTCTATCGCGGCGCGTCGATGGCGCGCGCCTTTGGCGTGCCGGTCGAGGAGATCTCGCCCGCCGAGGTCAAGGAGCGGTATCCGCATCTGAATATCGAGGGCGTGAAGGCCGGGGTCTGGCTGCCCACCGACGGGCAGGGCGACCCGGCGAACATCGCGCTGGCCTTGGCCAAGGGCGCGCGGGCGCGCGGCGCGGTCATTGCGGAGGGCGTGAAGGTTACAGGCGTCGCCGTCGAGGGGCGGCGGGCAACGTCCGTGTCCTGGGAGCAGGGCGGCGAGCGGGGCGAGATCCAGGCCGAGCATGTCGTCAACTGTGCCGGGATGTGGGGCCGCGAGGTCGGCCGCATGGCGGGCGTCAACGTGCCGCTTCATGCCTGCGAGCATTTCTACATCGTGACCGAGCCGATCAAGGGGCTGACCCAGATGCCGGTGCTGCGGGTGCCCGACGAATGCGCCTATTACAAGGAGGATGCGGGCAAGTACCTCTTGGGCGCGTTCGAGCCGAACGCGAAGCCCTGGGGGATGAATGGCATCCCGGAGGATTTCTCGTTCGACCAGCTTCCGGAAGATTTCGACCATTTCGAGCCGATCCTTGAACGCGCGGTGAACCGGCTGCCGATGCTGGCCGAGGCGGGGATCCACACCTTCTTCAATGGGCCGGAGAGCTTCACGCCGGACGATGCCTACAATCTCGGTCAGTCGCTCGAGGTCGACAATTTCTGGGTCGCGGCGGGGTTCAACTCGATCGGCATCCAGTCGGCAGGCGGCGCCGGCATGGCGCTGGCGGAGTGGATGGAGACGGGCGAGAAGCCGTTCGATCTGGGCGATGTGGATGTCGGGCGGAACCAGCCGTTCCAGGGCAACCGGCATTACCTCTTCGAGCGCTCGAAGGAGACGCTAGGGCTCCTCTATGCCGACCATTTCCCATACCGCCAGAAAGCCACGGCGCGCGGCGTGCGGCGGACACCGTTCCATGCGCAGCTGGAAGCGCAGGGCGCGGTCTTCGGCGAGATCGGCGGCTGGGAGCGGGCGAACTGGTTCGCGAGCGATGGCCAGGAGCGGGAATACCAGTACAGCTGGGGGCCGCAGAACTGGTTCGCCAACCAGGCGGCGGAGCACAAGGCGGTCCGCGAAAATGTCGGTATGTACGACATGTCTTCTTTCGGCAAGATCAGGGTCGAGGGGCGGGATGCCGAGACCTTCCTGAACCACGTATGCGGCGCCGACATGTCGGTGCCCGCAGGCAAGATCGTTTATACCCAGTTCCTGAACTCGACCGGCGGGATCGAAGCCGACGTCACCGTGACGCGGCTGTCGGAGACCGCCTATCTCGTGGTGACCCCGGCCGTGACGCGGCCCAGGGATCAGGTCTGGATGCAGCGGCATGCCGGCGAGTTCAACGTGGTCGTCACCGACGTGACGGCGGGCGAGGGCGTCCTGGCCGTGATGGGGCCGAACGCGCGGACACTGATGCAGAAGGTCAGCCCCAACGAATTCTCGAACGACGTGAACCCTTTCGGCACCGCACAGGAGATCGAGATCGGCATGGGGCTGGCCCGGGTGCATCGCGTCTCCTATGTGGGTGAGCTGGGGTGGGAGGTCTACGTGTCATCCGACATGGCCGGCCACGTCTTCGAGACGCTCTGGGAGGCGGGGCAGGAGTTGGGTCTGACCCTTTGCGGCATGCACATGATGGACAGCTGCCGGATCGAGAAGGCGTTCCGCCATTTCGGCCATGACATCACCTGCGAAGATCACGTGCTGGAGGCAGGGCTCGGCTTCGCGGTAAAGCTGCAGAAGGCCGATTTCATTGGTCGCGACGCGGTAATGCGAAAGAAAGAGGCGGGGCTGGAGAAGCGGATGCTGCAATTCCGGCTCTCCGATCCCGAAGTCATGGTCTATCACAACGAGCCGCTGATCCGCGACGGCAAGATCGTGAGCTATCTGTCTTCGGGCGCATATGGCCATCACCTCGGCGCGGCGATCGGTATGGGATACGTGCCATGCAGAGGCGAAAGCGCGGCGGAGGTGCTTGGCTCGGTCTACGAGGTCGAGGTCGCGGGGCGGCGGGTGGCGGCGGAAGCCTCGCTTCAGCCCATGTATGACCCGAAATCGGAACGCGTTCGGATGTGA
- a CDS encoding GcvT family protein: MADFPTTARVVIIGGGAVGVSVLYHLAKAGWTECVLLEKNELTAGSTWHAAGNVPTFSTSWSIMNMQRYSTELYRGLGEAVDYPMNYHVTGSIRLAHSKERMQEFERARGMGRYQGIDIEMLGVNEIKDKYPFIELHDLKGALYDPTDGDIDPAQLTQALAKGARDLGATILRFTPATGVSRENGEWIIHTEKGSIRAEYVVNAAGYYVQKVGEWFKPFGGRTVPMMVMSHQYMLSEPVAELEAWSKEHGRKLPLLRDVDSSYYLRQEKTGFNLGPYERNCKAHWVTPDDPMPEDFSFQLYPDDLDRLEWYIEDAMARVPLLGASGISRVINGPIPYAPDGLPLIGPMPGVPNAFEACVFTFGIAQSGGAGKVMAEWITEGATEWDMWAVDPRRYTDYTDRDYCIAKGMETYGHEYAMHFPWHTWPAGRDKKLSPLHGRLKETGAVFGAYNGWERANWFAKPGDDTSEEATQTWNRAGPWEARIREEALAVRDGCGILPITGFTRIKVEGPGAKDFVDGLAASALPRPGRIGLVYFPDARGRILTEMSVMVHSDEEVGLITAAVAQWHDAEILSRQAPEGITITDHSDKVECLLVTGPKSREILAPLTDHDLSLPWLSVSFEGRVAGEDCALVRVSFAGELGWEIHCAPESAPAIWDAVTGAGAKPFGMWALNSLRLEKGYRAWKGDLSTDYSLLEGGLDRFIKFDKPKDFPGKAALLAEKQRGVKKRFVTLTVEAGEADAPYMSTLWQNGEVVGETTSSGWGYRVGKSIALGMLRSDLAVPGQQIEVEIYGERHRAVVQEDQPLWDPKNERLRA; the protein is encoded by the coding sequence ATGGCCGATTTTCCGACGACAGCGCGGGTGGTGATCATCGGGGGCGGCGCGGTGGGCGTCTCGGTACTCTATCACCTTGCCAAAGCGGGATGGACGGAATGCGTTTTACTCGAAAAGAACGAACTAACCGCAGGATCTACCTGGCACGCAGCGGGCAACGTTCCGACCTTCTCGACCTCGTGGTCGATAATGAACATGCAGCGCTATTCGACCGAACTGTATCGGGGGCTCGGCGAGGCGGTCGACTATCCGATGAACTACCATGTCACCGGCTCGATCCGGCTCGCGCATTCCAAGGAGCGGATGCAGGAATTCGAGCGCGCCAGAGGCATGGGCCGCTATCAAGGCATCGACATCGAGATGCTTGGCGTGAACGAGATCAAGGACAAGTATCCGTTCATCGAACTTCACGACCTCAAGGGTGCGCTCTACGACCCGACCGACGGCGACATCGACCCCGCTCAGCTCACCCAGGCGCTCGCCAAGGGCGCGCGCGACCTGGGCGCGACGATCCTCCGCTTCACCCCCGCGACCGGAGTTTCCCGCGAAAACGGCGAATGGATTATTCACACGGAAAAAGGCTCTATCCGGGCGGAATACGTAGTCAATGCCGCCGGCTACTACGTCCAGAAGGTCGGCGAGTGGTTCAAGCCTTTTGGCGGGCGGACCGTGCCGATGATGGTGATGAGCCACCAGTACATGCTGTCCGAGCCGGTGGCCGAGCTCGAAGCCTGGTCGAAGGAGCATGGCCGCAAGCTGCCGCTCCTGCGCGACGTGGACTCATCCTACTATCTCCGGCAGGAGAAGACCGGCTTCAACCTCGGCCCCTACGAGCGGAACTGCAAGGCCCACTGGGTGACGCCCGACGACCCGATGCCGGAGGATTTCAGCTTCCAGCTCTACCCGGACGATCTCGACCGGCTGGAATGGTACATCGAGGACGCGATGGCGCGCGTGCCGCTTCTGGGCGCGTCGGGCATCAGCCGCGTCATCAACGGTCCGATCCCCTACGCGCCGGACGGGCTGCCGCTGATCGGCCCGATGCCGGGCGTGCCGAACGCGTTCGAGGCCTGCGTCTTCACCTTCGGCATCGCCCAGTCCGGCGGCGCGGGCAAGGTGATGGCGGAATGGATCACCGAAGGCGCGACCGAATGGGACATGTGGGCGGTCGATCCGCGCCGCTACACCGACTACACCGACCGCGACTACTGCATCGCCAAGGGAATGGAGACCTACGGCCACGAATACGCGATGCATTTCCCCTGGCACACCTGGCCTGCAGGGCGGGACAAGAAACTGTCGCCGCTGCACGGCCGGCTGAAGGAGACGGGCGCGGTCTTCGGCGCCTATAACGGCTGGGAACGGGCGAACTGGTTCGCAAAGCCAGGCGACGATACGTCCGAGGAAGCGACTCAGACGTGGAACCGCGCGGGGCCATGGGAGGCCCGTATCCGCGAAGAGGCGCTCGCGGTGCGCGACGGCTGCGGCATCCTGCCGATCACCGGCTTCACGCGGATCAAGGTCGAAGGGCCCGGCGCGAAGGACTTCGTGGACGGTCTGGCGGCCTCGGCCTTGCCCCGGCCGGGGCGGATCGGACTCGTCTATTTCCCCGACGCGCGCGGCCGGATCCTGACCGAGATGTCGGTGATGGTGCATTCGGACGAGGAGGTCGGGCTGATCACCGCCGCCGTCGCGCAATGGCATGACGCCGAGATCCTGTCGCGGCAGGCGCCCGAGGGGATCACGATCACCGATCATTCCGACAAGGTGGAGTGCCTTCTGGTGACGGGTCCGAAATCGCGCGAGATCCTCGCCCCGCTCACCGATCACGACCTCTCGCTACCGTGGCTCTCGGTCAGCTTCGAGGGCCGGGTCGCGGGCGAGGACTGCGCACTGGTCCGGGTGTCCTTCGCGGGCGAACTCGGCTGGGAAATCCATTGCGCGCCGGAAAGCGCGCCCGCGATCTGGGACGCGGTCACCGGGGCGGGCGCGAAGCCCTTCGGGATGTGGGCGCTGAACTCGCTCAGACTCGAGAAGGGGTATCGCGCGTGGAAGGGCGATCTGTCGACCGATTACAGCCTCCTGGAAGGCGGGCTCGACCGGTTCATCAAGTTCGACAAGCCCAAGGACTTCCCCGGCAAGGCGGCGCTTCTGGCCGAGAAGCAGCGGGGCGTGAAGAAGCGCTTCGTCACGCTGACCGTCGAGGCGGGCGAGGCGGATGCGCCCTACATGTCGACGCTCTGGCAGAATGGCGAGGTCGTTGGCGAAACCACATCGAGCGGCTGGGGCTACCGCGTCGGCAAGTCGATCGCGCTCGGGATGCTGAGGAGCGATCTGGCGGTGCCGGGGCAGCAGATCGAAGTCGAAATCTACGGCGAGCGTCACCGCGCGGTGGTGCAGGAGGACCAGCCGCTCTGGGATCCCAAGAATGAGAGATTGCGCGCTTGA
- a CDS encoding isochorismatase family protein codes for MSDLLFDRRQSVLAVIDVQARFLDKLPPQQREPLVGRIAWLIGVARHLSVPVVAMAEDVEQNGPPVGEVTDALPPETRVFDKRVFGLAGQGDILDAVRASGRTEAVLLGLETDVCVSQSALGLLAAGYRVVAVSDATASPGEHHAAGLARMKQAGVTITTVKGIFYEWARDLETLGHTRSAMGAILPAGLTL; via the coding sequence ATGTCCGATCTGCTGTTCGACCGTAGGCAATCCGTTCTGGCGGTGATCGACGTACAGGCGCGCTTTCTCGACAAACTGCCCCCGCAACAGCGCGAGCCGCTGGTTGGACGCATCGCGTGGCTGATTGGGGTTGCCCGCCATCTCTCCGTTCCGGTCGTCGCGATGGCAGAGGACGTCGAGCAAAACGGACCGCCAGTCGGGGAAGTCACGGATGCACTTCCGCCCGAAACGCGGGTTTTCGACAAACGGGTGTTCGGACTTGCCGGTCAGGGCGACATTCTGGACGCAGTCCGCGCCAGCGGGCGAACCGAGGCCGTGTTGCTGGGGCTTGAGACCGATGTTTGCGTCTCTCAATCCGCCCTCGGTCTTCTGGCCGCTGGTTATCGGGTGGTCGCCGTATCCGACGCGACAGCGTCTCCGGGCGAACATCATGCGGCGGGACTCGCACGAATGAAGCAGGCAGGCGTCACGATCACAACCGTGAAAGGCATCTTTTACGAGTGGGCCCGAGATCTGGAAACGCTCGGACACACACGAAGCGCGATGGGTGCCATACTTCCAGCCGGGCTGACACTCTGA
- a CDS encoding LysR family transcriptional regulator — protein MQIELIETFLDLCDSRSFNRTADRLGVTQSTVSGRVRALERALGHRLFTRSRSGTELTTEGLRFAPHARGLLHGWSEARNAVRDPGSGAATMHIGIQHDLVNIHFSELIRDFRAALPDTSFFFEADYSVQMCLDLTTGKEDFAILFAPRYHPDLHFQTLGEITYLMVSTETDRLSDVRRESYILPHFSDALIQIHAALHPRLTGASLSIGQNAAMVELVSTLGGTAYVLRNSAEELVRAGSCRLVADAPPIPQPIYAGIHIRHRHRSAHRRLLSILSARFGPGERSLARRRVG, from the coding sequence ATGCAGATCGAGCTCATCGAAACCTTCCTTGATCTCTGCGACTCGCGCAGTTTCAACCGGACCGCCGACCGGCTCGGCGTGACCCAGTCCACCGTCTCCGGCCGCGTCCGCGCGCTAGAACGCGCGCTCGGCCATCGGCTGTTCACCCGGTCGCGTTCGGGCACGGAGCTCACCACTGAGGGCCTGCGGTTCGCACCCCATGCGCGCGGTCTTCTCCATGGCTGGTCTGAGGCCCGCAACGCCGTGCGTGATCCCGGTTCGGGCGCGGCCACGATGCACATCGGCATCCAGCATGACCTGGTGAACATTCATTTCAGCGAGCTGATCCGCGATTTCCGCGCCGCGCTGCCGGACACTTCGTTCTTCTTTGAGGCTGACTACTCGGTGCAGATGTGCTTGGACCTGACGACCGGAAAGGAGGATTTCGCGATCCTCTTTGCTCCTCGATATCATCCTGACCTCCACTTCCAGACGCTGGGAGAGATTACCTATCTCATGGTATCGACCGAAACCGACCGCCTGTCCGACGTCCGACGCGAGAGCTACATTCTTCCGCATTTCTCCGACGCATTGATTCAGATCCACGCGGCGCTCCACCCAAGGCTGACCGGGGCGAGCCTTTCGATCGGCCAGAACGCGGCGATGGTAGAACTTGTCAGCACCCTCGGCGGGACGGCCTACGTTCTGCGCAACTCGGCCGAGGAACTCGTGCGCGCCGGGTCCTGCCGCTTGGTGGCCGACGCGCCGCCGATTCCGCAGCCGATCTACGCGGGCATTCACATCCGCCATCGGCACCGCTCCGCCCACAGACGGCTGCTCAGCATTCTCAGCGCGCGATTCGGTCCTGGGGAGCGCTCGCTGGCGCGACGGCGGGTGGGTTAA